The genomic DNA agtaatcatatatctaaccatttagttaactattgttgaaccaacaaatgttaatgtttgggaacggttcgtaaacccaaaattagacatttcatttgtgtgtaacaagctaagttttcgatccaacgattgagaaatattagcttgaatctaatcaggttttcatctaacggtgaatattgaatgctttgttaccaagataacattgattgcaaaccctgatttgaaagactatataaaggagaactctagaaactgggaaacctaatccccacaccttacgtgtgattctagttgcatagctagagtcgattctcttttaacctttggtttcttcttctaaaccaggttaacgacttaaagacttcattgggattgtgaatccagaccgatactacttttcttgtagttgtgtgatctgatcttgcatcttctatcgttacgagtacgattgtaataattggctcgagatttatatcttcgataggaaagatagaaaagtaatcacaaacatttcgtctcatcgtttgtgattccacaatatcttttttcgctgcgtcgattatgattattgtgaggtgattgataatactaggttgttcttcgggaatataagttcggtttatcaattggttcctgttcaccttgattatcaaaagacagaacaaaactcataggtatattcgtgggagacggatttatctatcaccgtagacttttctgtgtgatacagatttgtttattaaagtcttcgactttgggtcgtagcaactcttagttgtgggtgatatcagctaagggaatcaagtacgtagcatcctgctgggatcagaggcgtaggagaataactgtaccttggatcagtgtgagattgattggggttcaactacagtccagaccgaagttagtttggagtaggctagtgtttgtagcggcttaatacagtgtatgttcaatctggactaggtccgggggtttttctgcatttgcggtttcctcgttaacaaaattctggtgtctgtgttatttcttttctgcattatgttttgttatataattgaaatatcacaggttgtgcgttgttcaatcaattagaatatccgaccttttggatgttgatttaaattgattgacacttgggtattggtctttggtaccatccaagttatctctctttgataaagactcgcagatttctatttgcttgagtaaagatcaaattgagagattgagatataaactcgttgatatacttttatctagattgagtctgactgtctagttgattctctagaaagtatattggagtttgtccataaagattgctaaacgaaatattgggtgtggttgttgtacctccactttttcaattggtatcagagcaggcaaacacgttcaagacctcacaagtttgtgtttgtagcgatctgactctatggacagaaaagtCTCTAGAAGcgcttcaccaggattaaaaaccaatcgtagagaaagttctaataaactggttattctccagaaaaagttggataaACAAATCCGGATTAACTCTGATCTCATAGCAGAAATTGTaatgcttaaggatttgaagtctgttaaaatccctttaatggatttgaataactccaGTTGCTTCTCTCTGAAGAACAGTCATAAGTCAAGCAATAAACAACGTTCACAAATTGtcaaaactgatatgactcagaactttTCTAGCGATTCCAAAAGTGTTGGCCCATGATTTTTTTGTAATTCTTCGAATCATTTTCAACATTCTTGTATGTCCTTCCACAAGAGactgaaagttgcaagtaatcttcacacgAAAAACAGACAACTTAGtgcttctctaaaaggacgtACAAAACTATTAGGAAACTCGAAACaggaaagtactaatagtatgagagcttttgatttaaaatcaacatcaccctttcaatggtttcttgacagtggatgtagcagacatatgacaggtgacctCACATAGCTTGTTTCTTCTGACGACTATGATGGAGGACCAGTAACTTTCGGACatgggatttgttgctacattagcaagaaagggacgatcaaacttcccggcgtacctgaaatccatgatgtagtatacgtaaaaggtatgactgcaaatcttctttttattagtcaaatttgtgaaaaAGGCCAttgagttgtcttcaatgcaaatggatgtgacattgtagacaaaactgggaaagtaatttttcaaggaactcgtggtaaaaacaactgttatcttctcgatactcagtttagcaattgttgcaatttgactaaggtggaatcgacacatctttggcatgagcgttttggtcacatcaactatcgtcttctaactaagatcattaacaaagaacttgttagaggcgttcccaaaatcaatgcaaagattgaaggtgtatgtggtgcctgtcaaaagggcaaacaaactaaagttcaccataaatcatctcgagatattctcactaaagctccacttgatttaattcatatggatctcttcggaccagtTCAACAACCCacagttgctggtaagaagtatgctttaattatggtagatgattacaccagattcacttgggttgcatttctgtctcataaaaatgaaacccttgatgaattcaagattattgtcaaAAGAATCcaaaacgaacaaggtcgcaaactaaagaaaattaggagcgatcgtggaactgaattcaaggacactaaggtgtttgaaatttgtgacgaactgggaattattcaacaatattcaccacccattactcctcaagctaatggagttgcagaaagaaagaataggaacattcaggaaatggccagggtaatgctccatagcAAAAACctacctctaaggttttggggagaagctgtttttacaacatgttatttgatcaaccgtgtttacttacggtctaaTACCCTAAACTATCTTTATGAGTAGTGGTATGGAATAAAACCCAACctgcactatcttagagtgttcggaagtaagtgctacattctaaaagatcgagaacagagaggcaaattcgataccaaaagtgatgaaggtatctttcttggttatgcttctgatagccgtggttttcgagtgtttaacctcagaactcaagtcatgatggaatctggaaatgttatcatcgatgatattagtgattttcatcataataatcctcctgctgaatttcctccaaccgagacaattgagaaagtcaaagaaataccagaatcagttgaagttatcccaactattgctgatcctgatatttctagtgacgaggagaagagcactgatcaggatactcctgacgaacaagaacgtgtccctccacgatacctacgggttcaaaggaatcatgatcccaacaatattattgtaggaagagattctacaactAAGACTAGAGGGAAACTTCAaaacatgtgcaattttggttgttatctgtcacaagtagaaccgagaaatattgatgaagctctgaacgttcccttttgggtgaatgcaatgcatgaagagttaaatcaatttataagaaaagacgtatgggaactcgtaccttgtccctccaatgttaatattgttggaacaaaatgGACAAGAACAAGTCTggtgaatttggcacaattatcagaaataaagccagacttgtcgctcaaggatattcacaaattgaaggtatcgactttgatggaacctttgctcatgtggcacgtcttgagtccgttagacttttattagctcatgcttgttatctcaaggttatacttttccaaatggatataaaatccgcgttcctaaacagaattctaaaggaagaagtctatgttgctcaacctaaaggatttgaaaaccttgattacCCAGATCAcgttcttaagctcaaaaagtcattatatgggttaaaacaagcacctagagcctggtttgaaaaacttatcacttctcttattagaaaagttttttcaagaggtggagctgataaaactttgtttaccaaatggagtgggaaaaatgttgtcattgctcaagtctatgtagatgatatcatctatggttcaacttcagagaagcttgcaaaggattttcaagtttcacttgctaaagagtttgaaatgagcaatgttggtgagttaaatttctttttaggattacaaattcagcaacataaggatggaatctacttatctcaagaaaaatatgcaagggatCTTGTTACAAGATTCGGTCTAGATAAGTCAAGTCCAAAACTGACACCGATGCcgactactggtaaactacacaaagatgagaaaggagtaaaactagatcaaaaattgtatcgatctattattggtagccttttatatcttacaaccactagacctgatatttcttttagtgttggttgttgtgctagtttcaggctaatccaaaggaatctcatcttgcagctgcaaagaggatcatacgatatgtcaatcacactgtcgggtatggtctatcttacacttttgatactaacactgacctttctgcttattcagatgttgattgggcaggatgtgtagaagacagaaaaagtacatcagggggtttctactatgtaggactgaatcttgtggcttggcataacaagaaacagaattcacaatccatgtctacatgtgaagcagaatatatttcaCCTGGCTCATGTTGCACACAACTCctttggatgaaacaaatgctagctgattatggaattgatgctggaataatgaagatcttttgtgataactctagtgcgattcgaatcactaagaatcccgttgagcactcaagaacaaagcacattgatataaggtaccattttattcgagatctttatgaaaatggtatcataagtatagaatttgtgccttccgaacaacaattggctgatattctcaccaaaccattagacactgctacttttcaacgcttacgacagtctattggtgttgttttggttcattaagtgtttctatgactcttgcccctgtgcttatctcgatcttttgggaaattgagtttgaaactccagtaagtgtttacttcaattctgtatttgtttccgtaggattgttttttttttctgtcagAGTTCTTTGAGTGttatgtcaaaagaaatccttcttttctttcgaaattaaggtcgctcttgttgtcctttcgggaatgacattaaatgagggagagttctttttgaacttgcgcttaattgccaaatctttgtggggagtgcggctgtggaatattataggggttatcttgtatctttaaactccttggtgaatgcatttagcttcggctttatgattgcatataaacaagatgatatatttttaccTTCTtctggtcaagaaatgtctctttcgtaaattttattaggatcctgttcttgtacctttgccaattttattgacaaaaggggggagaattaacatgtagttcacactacagatacatatggttttcggatcattatgtaagggggagtggtttccatatgagacggagtattgactaagggggagtgatacatatcaccataatattgttgttgaagttgtgatacaattggactttgacgatgtgtaatgatactatgacactgtataataatgattgagaactattgttttcttgttgttatagctacggattttcaacaacgatgatgctaaacttacaacctttgggatcattggagtacttggaagtgacgaagatttcgagtaatgttgaagattaggcatgtggaataggagctacaaaagttaatttatttatttttggtattccatatgtattaatagttttgtcactaaaattgacaaaggggagattgttagagcattgctcggtcgaactcgcatgtgttgctatctcaagcatgtttgtcaatgttagtgatcaaaactataagtcttgatttctagcctacatagctaaatgtctcggactaggataaaaagtgtagttgagctcaagactccatggcaatcatcatacaagacgaaggactactcaaggtaCTGGTgcatcttcatcgactaaaaggtatgcgaagacttgaacttatttgtcactcgaaagtctatctactctatctcctacccttgagacaaaagtcgtgttgatgtatagactttcattatacacatttgctatttcgagccgagtgtaactcgcctatctatttctcgaaatatgtgttggtaagctttcgctttagccaaattcatctttacctagtgacgaatgtcatgttatgtttcaatcactttggaaattgctctgacgaaaaatggtctgtgaataatagctatatccgtcctctgagaatgtttcaatgattgaaatgagagtttagattacataatcattggtaggatataagcattgttgtggaaacacatatatgtataagtcattattccttgaaccaaagtttgcgaactttgttgatcaagagaaacggaatgtggcgtgagccaagtccgtgaactggcggaagttctcgacccgagaatttctgctggagtttgtgaactccttttgtgagcttaagtccgcgaacccagtccgcgaacttgagcaggttatatctaaaaccggttgttcttgaactcatgtttatataaactaaggaatgcttttgcaaaccatggctataaagttcatgaaccgattcgagtgaatcaaaccgtttttgcttcgactgtgtcttgtgtagttacatatgatctaagcaattgaacaactctctaactagttcatttgattcatttgaactagttatggtgaagaagaatatggtggatatgaaagtaatcatatggctaacaatttggttaactattgttgaaccaacaaatgttaatgttcgggaacggttcgtaaacccaaaattggacatttcatttgtgtgtaacaagctaagttttcgatccaacgattgagaaatattagcttgaatctaatcaggttttcatctaacggtgaatattgaatgctttgttaccaagataacattgattgcaaaccctgatttgaaaaactatataaaggagaactctagcaactgggaaacctaatgcccacagcttacgtgtgatactagttgcatagctagagtcggttctcctttaacctttggtttcttcttctaaaccaggttaacgacttaaagacttcattgggattgtaaatccagaccgatactacttttcttgtagttgtgtgatctgatcttgcatcttttatcgttgcgagtacgattgtaataattggctcgagatttatatctccgataggcaagatagaaaagtaatcacaaacacttcgtctcatcgtttgtgattccacaatatcttttttcgttgcgtcgattaggattattgtgaggtgattgacaatattaggttgttcttagggaatataagtccggtttatcaattggttcctgttcaccttgatttatcaaaaaaaagaacaaaactcataggtatattcgtgggagacgaatttatctatcaccgtagacttttctgtgtgatacagatttgtttattaaagtcttcgactttgggtcgtagcaactcttagttgtgggtgagatcagctaagggaatcaagtacgtagcatcctcttgggatcagaggcgtaaaagcataactgtaccttggatcagtgtgagaatgattggggttcaactacagttcagaccgaagttagtttggagtaggctagtgtctgtagcggcttaatacagtgtatgttcaatctaaactaggtcccagggtttttctgcatttgcggtttgctcgttaacaaaattctggtgtctgtgttatttcttttttccgcattatattttgttatataattggaaatatcacaggttgtgcgttgttcaatcaattagaatatccgaccttttggttgttgatttaaattgattgacacttggatattggtctttggtaccatccaagttatctctctttgataaagactcgcagatttctatttgcttgagtaaagatcaaattgagagattgagatataaactcgttgatatacttttatctagattgagtctgattgtctagttgattctctagaaagtatattggaatttgtccatacagattgctaagcgaaatattaggtgtggttgttgtacccccacttttcaatATACAAGACTAATGAATTCAAAATAAATTTGTATTTTGGCAGTTTGCTGAAAAATTATGCAATGACAAAGAACGTAATCAATATGTACTTCAAAGAACCAAGGTACTATTTGAACAAAAGAAACCACGTTATATCAGTGAGGATATCTAAATGGTAGAAGCATATCAATGATGTTCTAAAGCATTTTCATGGTAAATACCGAGCTAAAAATTTTGTCTTTAATACCTAAGACTGCATGAGGTATGACACTAAACAGAGGTTGAGCCgatgaaaaaaataaagagagacagagagagacgTATATTTttgaaacaagaaaaataaaataaaatcagaaaattaataaataaataaaactaacAAAATCCCATGAACATAGTGTATATTACAAAAAGACCACATGATGTACAACGGTTGTAGGAGTTGACCATACGTTGTACCACTAATTTAATTTAGTAAATGAAATATAAATAATTTGTGCAACGGATAATCTGGTGTGCAACGGATATTAACGTTGTTAAATGTACAACGTTTATATTGTTGCGCACCTCCGTAAATGAAGTGTTGATAAAACCAAGATATGGTGTAGTGTTTACCCATGGTTGGGAACAGAAGAAAGAGTATCTACAGAACGTTTTACTGAGCGGGTTACATTGTCGGCCCAGAATGATGATTGTGCAAAAGACTAATGCAGAAGCTATGAAAAAATTAGACAGGGACATGTACACGTACCTTGTTGCAGACAAGTTAAGCACAGATGATGCTGGAAATATTCCGCACCTTTCCAGCGAATACCTGCAGAATTTAAATCCACCTGGAATGCCTCAGTTCAAGTTAGATATAAAAGTTGGATGCCCCATTACAATGTTGAGAAACCTTGCACCAAGTGATGGTCTTTGCAACGGCACAAGACTGTTGGTCACTAGATGTGGACAACATGTGATTGAAGCCAAGATTTTAACTGCCGAAAAGACTGGAGAGATGAATATTAACCTGACGAGGCGTCAGTTTCCTGTACATCCTGCTTATGCTATGACAATCAACAAGTCACAAAGACAGTCGGTGAAATACGTTGGCATCGATCTATGCACTCCTATGTTTATCCACAGTCAACTTTGCGTAGCATTGTCTAGATGCACCGCCGCACATAGAATAACTGTGCTACTACCGAATGAAACCAAAGACCTTACAACTACAAACATTGTCAACCCTGAGGTTTTGTTATATATCTACTGAACTCACATATGAACTTTGCTGTGAACTTTTAGATTAGGGAATACACTCAGTGTTCTGATTTCCTTACCGTTTAAGGTATCAAGTGTAAACTTGGAACTCATTTACATAGTTAACGTTGACAATGATGTCTCAATTAAGTTTTCCTGCGGCTACACAGCTACAGCTAAGTGATAGTTAGAGGAGGTCGGATTTCAAAACATGGTTCCATTTTTTCTAAGGGTGAATGATAATACACTCGATTCCCCAACACCTCCAGTCCTTGCTACTTTATATCTTATGAGGTTCATTTAACTAACTTTGTGTAAGAAATTTGGACAGTAGAACGCTAATGAActcaacaccaaaattagtaaaaaaaaaaaaaggagtctCTGAAGAGCTATGAGTTGTAGCTTTATATCTATTAAGGCTTACAAATTACAGTAACTTCTATAATGCAAATGGCTGACCAAGAAAAGTTGGAATTAGTGCTACACAATTGTTAACCTTACAATTAAAGCAAATACTAGAACAGAATGCAACTAATGGTATCTTTTTTCATGGATTAAAAGCTGACAGTCTTAGCAATGGAATTTTCTACACACTTGCattctatagcaaagtatttTATTATCTAATAACCAAACTAAATTATAAGTAGCACTTATCCCATCTTTACAGTGCAATAAATTCCTAGATCTTGCTTAAGATACTACCATTGCAGTTATGAAGCCGAGAACCATGGACAAAAAGTTCAAATAGAATGCACAATTTTGATGCAGGAAATTTCTAAGGAATTTGTCATGTATATATCCATGTAGTGTCTCTGAATGGAAAAGCACAACCTGAAATCAGTGCATTGAACTTATATAAGGTGAAGTTTAAAAAATTTAACTCATCTTCCTACAATGGATGATTAATTGTAAGTCGTTCTTCAGCCAGATCATTTAGAAATCTGTGTAATGGGCCAAGATTAGCGGCTCGAGGTACCCTTTTTCCAGCGAAATATGAAGTCTGCTACAATTCAAAAATTGAATCCATTCACTTGCTTCAGATGACCATTATACCTGGGTAATGACATAGATCAAAGATTTCACACTTTCCTCTATATAATCACACTTTCTGATTCAAACCACCAGAAAGAATGGGACTTTGGTATAGCACACGAGTTATCCAACTCCTTCAAAGCAACTTCATTGTCGCTTCTCAGCAATACTGCAATGAACTTCATAATCTGAGAACAATTGCAAATTAGAATTAACATTAAACCATATTAAACAAAAATCGTACAGATACATATTAATTAGCATTCACCATATTAATCGCGGGTAATTTTAATTTGATCTGACCCGGACCACATGCCCCGACTATTTCATAGGCTCAGCTCCCGGgtcaggggcggagccagcccaTTGCAAGGGTGGGCAGTTGCACCCCTGCCCAGCTGGCTCCAAAGCCTAATATAGGCCCAACAAGAATTTTTTTCTTATACATAAGCTTATTTTTGCTCTTTTGCACCCCTAAAATTTTTTTGTTGCACCCCTTAGCAAATTTTGCACCCCCATCTCATAGTTTCTGGCTCCGCCCCTGTCCCGGGTATGCACAGGTAATACGAAGATAGTCATCATAATACAGATCCTAGCCTAGCAATAAGAATATCACATTTCTCATCCACCGACATCAACTATTATCGACCAAATAGTCACAGAACAATAAGGACAGACACAATTCTGAATCCAAATATTCAAGTAAGTATCACTAATCTTACATTACTAAGTGCATAACAACGATCCATAAAGTGGTGACTCTTTTATTAGTTTAAGCTAATTCATAACAAACTTCCTgggaactcaaaaaaaaaaactccatctGAGTATCTGACTACGTTCATGTATTGAGATATCTGCATGTAAACCCCCCATAATGTATTTAGATGACCCTGGCAAGTACCAAGTTTGAAGACATAAGATGACTAACAACAACCTTTAAGCTTAATTTAACGCTTTAAGAAGTTCAACTAAGCAAACACATTATGTTCAAAGTCAAAACTActgaatttcaatcacaaactaAATTAATAATATATTTAGACGCTTAGTCAGTTAAATCAAGTGCCAcaatgataaaagaaaaagaatctcAATCGGAATTGATCACTAAAACTGATAGCGGCAATATCACAAACACCATATGTCCGAAACCAATTTCTTCAATTTAACTTAACAAAGATGTAAAAAAAGGGGGGATGGGAGAAAAGAAGATAACAAATCAATACCTTTTTTGGCAGCTTCTGCCTTTTCGATTTGTTTTGTGCTGATTTATATCGCCAAAGTAATCGATTTAGTAGAAGTGCTGGAAGGtttaaatttaaaatttgaatCTAAAAGTTAAAATGCAAATGTGATGACTAATGGGTTTTTCTGAcgaatttgaaaagaaaatgattttgctttagattttgtgaatgaaaaacaagAGTTTGAGATTTTGGGAAAATTTCAGATGTAAATGATTTTGATTGTGTAGATGAAGAAAATGTTAGGGTTTGGGATTTAAGGGAAATTGGAGAGGAAAACAAGGAAGATGATGTACGGGAACAGATTTAAAGCGCCATTCGATTCGTAACGAGAAGTTTTTCTGAATAGAAATTGTTTCAATGTTAAAATTTATAaatatcaa from Papaver somniferum cultivar HN1 unplaced genomic scaffold, ASM357369v1 unplaced-scaffold_83, whole genome shotgun sequence includes the following:
- the LOC113345753 gene encoding ATP-dependent DNA helicase PIF1-like; its protein translation is MIVQKTNAEAMKKLDRDMYTYLVADKLSTDDAGNIPHLSSEYLQNLNPPGMPQFKLDIKVGCPITMLRNLAPSDGLCNGTRLLVTRCGQHVIEAKILTAEKTGEMNINLTRRQFPVHPAYAMTINKSQRQSVKYVGIDLCTPMFIHSQLCVALSRCTAAHRITVLLPNETKDLTTTNIVNPEVLLYIY